Below is a window of Impatiens glandulifera chromosome 2, dImpGla2.1, whole genome shotgun sequence DNA.
GTGAATTCTTTGAAATTGCCAGATTTTATCATAACAACTATATTCGTGCGAGCATTCTTGGCAAAAGTGTTTGTTTCTTAAAGGAAACATTCACCATGTTTTTCAGGCTTCCAACTGAAGGGATCTACGAGTTCCCTCCCTCCTCTGATAAAATCCTGTCTGAGATGAAACTCGTCTTCTCAGATCAATTGTTTGAAGGGCATATCTTTCCGGTCGCCTCTCACGGAAAGATCACCTGTCTAAAAGTTGAGTTTGCcctactcaacgacatcatttcAAAATCCATTCTTTCTAAGGATTCTTCCTACATCTACTGCAACAATgtctttgaaataatggtgACCATCACAAGGGGTGTAGCCATAAATTGGTCGAAAGTTCTTTTCAACAATCTGGTAAAAATGATTTCTTCTCAGCACATTTCTTTGTTGTCTCCTCTCTGAAGTCGGACACGGTTTTCACTTCAATTCTTCTAAAGTCTTGAAAAACCAAAAGGTTCTCGACTATGTTCTACGAGCAGGTAGGCTATGGTTGAAGAGATGAAATTGGGCAGCGTACCTGGCTAAAAGGAAATATTAGGATTCCGTCACCTAACGATGCTAAAAAGGGGGAAAGGAAAAGTGAAAAGATAAGTGTAAttgatagagacgggggtctggctattgatgacggcttcgtATAAAACGGTTttatagaaatcctattagggatttataaaactttctattctacacaaacccttgcaaactcttgaacgattcatgtgcggaaatgtttgctcaggtttgaagctaagaaccaaagaatgagaagattacagaatgtaaatgacacagaAATTTGTTTGTGTATGTTCAGagaaaaactctcctacgtcaccctcttccaaccaccagaaggattcactatacgtttcttagaatcaaatacagttgcacaaCTAGCTCaatattgaacagaacagactctgttcaacttatagtaTATTGAATattatcactcagctagacaatactatgattctatctctctcttgataaacacacagtaaagaaAGAAAGCAATTCGTTCGTGTTCAGTAATTGTTAGATCGATATCTCTCTGTAATTCCAGTAGTTCTTTGGTTGTCCTTGAAGatatttaaatagagagcaggtaccaatggttgaatcttctataatgacacgtggttaacttccattggaacgcctccatagcaCACAACAGACTCTCAGtaccaggatcgtggccgtaccaatctggtagtgcgccaaatattcttctaggatattccttcaagaaacaagtagtgggaagaatatttgcttatgtggcattaattaattggttacaacttgttgtcgtactgatctgcacaggaaagtggagcaggagtagcatacagctagttgatcgtgggtagacggatgctatcTTAAGCAACTGTTTaagcatggaattagacgtttttcacttagacttacaagtcttatgaaattagacgcccatgTCTAATAGcatgatccattagaccacctagtctattGGAATTAGACGacatgtctaattacggttcccttcagactaatctgaaggagttagactacatgtctaactctcatctattagacgacacgtctaactacggttctcttcagactaatttgaaggagttagactacacgtctaactctcatctgttagacgacacgtctaactatagttcccttcagactaatctgaaggagttagacttcacgtctaactacgtatccgttagactgcacgtctaactacgtctgttacactgcatgtctaactacgtatctgttagactacatgtctaactacgtctgttagactgcacgtctatctaCGTCTCcgttagactacccgtctaactacgtatctattagactacatgtctaaataggtctccgttagactgcacgtctaactacttatctgttagaccgcacgtctaactacgtctccattagactgcacgtctaactacgtatctgttagactgcatgtctaactacgtcttttagactgcacgtttaactacgactgttagactgcacgtctaactacgtatctgttagactatacgtctatctgcgtctgttagactacacgtctaactacgtatctgttagactgcacgtctaactcaatgcgtctaatagtcaattagtctaatgagcctcattgagacttagtctaatataacatgttttcgatacacttgcaccaaaaacaattagacggcttaatttatgttttataccaatacatcatcaaaattccattagtcaaaatactttgacccttagtcaaaataatttgactcaacaatttccccctttttgatgatgatgttaaaactttgcatagaTAACAAAATGAACATCCATCATAtgaaataaatagttaaatttgttCACCCATCTTACAAAAACACtttccaaaaaccaatattcagaaaccaAATTTAAAGAACCAAGTTCATAAATTAACAGAAGATAGTTTaagagaaaagagattattgttcttccctttttacgaGTGGGTCGATTGGGTAGCGATGTCCTTCATAGCTAAGTTCTTCACTAGTCAAAAGGTTGTGAAAAGGAGGAAGAGAACGTCCACCACGACCAATTCCACttctaccaccacgatcacctCCACCGCttctaccaccacgatcaccgctgcgacctccgcctcttttgaTTAGTCTATCGTTATTATTACTAGTTGGCTTTCTCTTTGATCTAGTGCCTGTTGAAACACTACCACCTCTTCTTCTGCTATTGTCCTCGCCTTGAGTGATaagattcttctctttctcggtAACAACTTTAGCATCTTCTTCATCCTAAATCTTCCTTGCAAAGGAATAAGCCTGTTCTAACCTCTCAGCATCAACTCTACTCATATTACCTTGAATCTCAACCATCTAATCTCGAATCAAGGTAATTCCATCCATAACTTCATTATGGAGATCAACGACATTTGCTCTTTCGTAGACAAGCAACTCGGTTTTCCGtttgaagaagttcttttcaaatttggtgtaTGACTTATTGACGATATGAACCTcgtacgtgttcttcttcagtGTCTGCTCCATCTCATTGTGGGTTTTAAGAAGATCGGAAAATTCCTTGTCTGAGTTTTCATAATCTTCATCATATTTGATTGCATTTCACTCATATTACTCTGAAGTGTTCCCATCAATGCAGTCATCGACTTCATAATCTTTGTACCATCAGTAGAAGATAATTCTTCATTAGATGAAATCTCTTGAGAATCTACTAGAGCGGTCTGAATGGGACTTATATGGGTGTGAAGTTGCATAGACTACTCGGGTCCATCCTTCTCTAAATCACTTTCAgacatttcttcttcttcatcttccaaAATTTCTTCACGTACCTTGTGAATCTTATCGGACACATCTCTTGAATGATGAGGAAGGTTGACAATATCATCATGAACATTTGCAGCATTGATATTAGGAAATGTTCGAGGCTTGGGAGATCCTGGAATGAAACATTGAGACAACGGAAGCCCTTCTGAAGATTCATCATTTTTggcttgttccccctcagatgaggaaaTCTTCTCTGATTccttgtcttttgagggttccccctccgATCTGGCTTCATCAGGCTGACTAACTTCAGCCTCTTTCACTTGAGATGCCTCTGCCTCGAGAACAGGGGACTCTAACACTTCCTCTTCCTGGTTAACAAGAGATAAAACGTGTTTCATAacgacttcttcttcttcgataatCGGGTTGGTTTGAACAGGTTCCACAGATTGCTCAATTTTGGGTTGagccattagacgtttttcctCATCTGAAAAACTTCCCAATTCTATATGAAGAGAGAATCTTGCTCATCTTCATCAACATTATGATCATCGGTTAGATCCATAAGTTCATCTTCATTAGAGAAACTTCCAAATGGACTAGCTCTTGAGCAATTTGCTCCATGAACGTACCTGGTGACTACAGAAATGTAATCTTGCATAAACTCTTCTAGTCTTTTCAGATATTTCACGTCTGCCTTGACATTCTTATCAAGAGGATTGAAATTGGCTATTCTGGCTTGAAGAATCTGAAAGAGAGCTCTTCCTCTCAAATTTGCTTCAACtagctcttttctcttaagagcttcataaACCTCCGATGTCTTAGCCCATTTCAAGACTCTCTTTTCATTGATTACTGGCTTCAACCATTGACTGCTTATTCCTTTACCcttgatgacctcatcatacttAATAGTCATTTTGTTCAAGACCCAAGTATCAAAGATCTCGATCTTTTCAGCAGCAATTATGTTGGCCTGATCCATCATGAGATTAACAGGTTACTTTAGAAACTTCTTCATTAAGATTGGTTGCAACatccttcccttttccaataacctcaacaggCTTTAGAGTAGGTGTAGGTTCCCCAATCGTGATTCCAGTAACTTGTCTTGTGTAACGCATAATTTCGTGAGTAGAAAGGGGTTTGGCAAAGAGTCCTAGTGTGGGTTTTGCCGGAACAAGCTTTCCAGTCACTATCGACTCTATTGGGACAGGATTTGAAGTAGGGGGCTCTATGAATGGCATAGAAAGAACCTTTTCAGATGCATCACCAACAACAAAGTTAAGAgctgcaccttgttctggttcaAGAGACACTGTAGCATAAGCATCTACAAGAACGGGTTGACAGACATGCGACAAAACCCTGTCAAAATTTTCAGTGTTTGGACCAACTAGCTCAATAGTTGGCCCGACAGCAGATTCCTCAACAGGAATAAAAACAGACTTGTCTTGTTCCAACACAGGAACATTAAATTTAGGCACTTTGGCCTGAGATTGGGAGGGGGTTACATTTGATGATGCTTTTACAGACTTAGACGCCATGGGCGCCTTTAATTTACCTCCTCTTGAAATAGAGGACTAGAGGGCTTTCTTAACTGATTCACAGCTGGAGACAAGGGAGTCATGGGAATGGCAGCAAGTTCGACGGGACATTGCCTAACTCTGGAATCGACTATTACAGAGTCCGTCTTCGAAGAACTCTTAAGACTAGTcgaactagcctctgattcattGAAAGTTTTTTATCTTTTGGCTCTTGTAGATAAGACAGAGACCGTTGGATGTTTGGAACGATTTATAGACCTTCCTCCTGTCTGTTAGCTTGATGCTCCCGAGAGCGATTCTTTGTTATTCTTCATTCGGACAAGGGTGTTGGCAACAGTGAATACATTGTACACCCGGGTAGAGTTGATCGGCTCAGAATCCCCTATGGGGACCCCTAAATGTTCCAACACACGACTTAGTTGAGCAGTGAAGATCACACTTTCCTTGTTCTCTTGATTAATAGTTGAGCACAAGTTCAGGTACAAAGTTGAGGCCTAGTTGACCTGAATCCCTTTGGAGATAGCcgacatatagtcaaaacggtcttgactagaAAGATGGAAAGAACCCGCCTTCCCTTGAAACGCTTTAGCCACCACatcattcaacaaaataaactgGTGTTTGAGAGCCTTTTTACTCTCGTTAAGTCGAATCTCCGAGCCATCGGCGGAGAAAACCGTCTTCATCTCTGTCGTGACTTCAGATGGCAGATTCAAGTTGAAAGTGTGCCCTTCCGACGGAAGTTTGAAGAACTCTGCATAAGATGCTTCGTTGATAGAGACTTCTGTATCATTCACCGTTACAGTAATGGAATCGCCGACCATCGTCGACGATTTGAAGAACTCCCTGACTTCTTTTTCATGGAATATGAACGGCCCACCAAGGTATTTCCCGAGACCGAAATATTCAAGGGATCAGAACATATCGACCACCTCTTCCTGATCGAACGTGTAGACGGAGGGAAAATTGACCTGCAGAGTATAATGACCAagtgtgattctcttgtttcccatcTTTGAAAGAAtacgaacagacacaagatgaacaaggatttcttaaagaaaaaatcgaagaaatctagggttcttagaagaatgtccttatatagactcccAATAGTCGCATAGTATAACCGTCATATTTCCTAGGGGTATGTCCCatcaattaatgttagacgtcctttacAAGTAGTCATCATTATTTTGCGGGTATATTAGTCTTTTTCTTttaacttgatagacacgtgtcttcaggTTATTTAGAGATGACTATGTTATTTTTAGCGCGAAAATTAGATATCACATCACGTGGGagagctgtccttgatcagtataatacacacgtagttagacgtttttcttacttacaCCAACCTATGaaatctaaacgtctattagacgcatgagtctattagacgcaagcgtctaatcatgtgtcttataaacgtctaacgtctattaaacgtcgacgtctaattacgcatgaacaacacatattagacgtgtgtttggttagacgtgagcatccagtTGCTCTTGTCATAAAAAGTCTAACGTGTATTAGATgtatacgtctaaccgcgcaggttataAACAAAGACATATTGACTTATATGTATAGAGTGTgagtaaaaatacgtctaagtacatgctttttctcttagacgacctcgtctaatagaccgattaaggccttTCGTCTAAGTATATCTTTATTTCCAAGataaattttccctctcattttgtgcatgtataaaatgaataaacacatgttttgaggtccttaaaccaaaaatatttttaagacatAAATGACTTAGTCCTCTGGAAtggcaaaggccattgttgatctcctAAAATTTATACACAGAAGAGTATgatccatgcttccttcctgcagctctcctacatcacctacacaagaaactatttacatactttggtacccacattcaattaggtcctcgatcaattagtcccttaggaatccatatttgagatgttctgatggatttcccattttgtgttgtgatcaatgcgtatgattttgacttagcagacgccttcctgctagccactgatcccttagcttttgaagatgattttcttttaatactccttgactttgagtcaggttttagattgcaaGACTTTCTGGCtacttctaacttatttttcagtcaGCTGACAGTcagcggaacataagttatttcattcttcaaagctaccTCTTCATGAATGCGATCATATTCAATATCAAttaaactccctttaacaaagcttattgacTTAAGCTTGTTAGCTGCtcagtttgactttttgcaggattGGTTTGGgccattgccatcaaatcctaaaccggatctagatctagcaggttttaAACTACTAATATGATATTTGACAGTTACCAGTTGTTTCCTTGAAAACATTTCagaaaagaaatcaaatacctcagtttcctgagtttcttttttttctctagcCATGAACCAAgccacctcgtcttcatcactaTTGTTGaatgagaagtaagagtcacggtggtttcgtctgttcttcccgtcccctgccataagagccttcagctccttttcattgtcatttttcttctcttcacgcttcggcttccgacattccgattggtaatgacctaaaatgtcacagttataacacttaacattagctttggatttcttattatcattagaatttgaagagcttgagttagagttgctcttctttatgaagtcgtcaaacttcttcacgaagagagacataacATCTCTACTAAGTTGTTGACCTGATGTCTGCGCATCAGGAGCGACATGAGGCTCTTCAGAAGTCACCaacgctttggcaatgataacggatgtggattgatcttcttcaatcctagagttcaactcgaactcgtaggccttaAGATCAGCGAATAAATCGAAgagcgagatcttgttgaggtcattggattccctcatggccatcgtctttatgtcccattcccttggaagagaactcatgaccttgatagcaagctccctgttgctataggtcttgccaagaatAGATAGAGTGGAGACAATTTGGATGAACCttgtgtcgaactcgttcattgtttcttcgggacgcattttgaaactgtcaaactattgagtggcaaccattatcatgttttccttggttttctcattgccctcacacagttgggtgagtctgtcccagatctcCTTAGCAGTTCACACTCGATGATTttgttgaacatgctgtcatcaagagatctatacaaaacgtctaatgccatgttgttgagggtgttcttcctcttgtcttcactggtccattcagatttctccttattgatcttgataggaccatctatgataacactccacatgtagtcatcaagagaagagagatgagcacgaactctcttcttccacatgATATAGTTTTCTTTAGAGAATGTGGGGATTTcagtagcactggcatctttggttatggtcgacattcttagtgaaagcttgagaatagaaacaaagctctgataccaattgaaaggatcggtgtAATAGATAGACACGGGagtctagctattgatgacggTTTCGGATAAAACGGTTttatagaaatcatgttaaggatttatatcactttctattctacacaaacctttgcaaactcttgaacgattcaagtgaggaaatgtttgctcaggtttgaaactaagaaccaaagaatgaaaagatgacagaatgtaaatgacacaacaatttgtttgtggatgttcggagcaaaactctcataccaccagaaggattcactatacgtttcctagaatcaaatacagttacacaactagctcactgttgaactgtatattaaagaatattaaagtttattaaagaatatcactcagctagacaatactttgattcaaTCTCTCTCTagataaacacacagtaaagcaagaaagtagTTTGTTCGTGTTCAGTAATTGTTAGATCAATATCTCTCTGTAATTCCAGCAGTTATTCCgatgtccttgaagatctttaaatagagagcaggtaccaacggtcgaatcttctataatgacacgttgctaacttccattggaatgcctccatagCACACATcagactctgagcactaggatcgtggccgtaccaatctggtagtgcgccaaatattcttttaggatattcctacaagaaacaagtagtgggaagaatatttgcttacgtagcattaattaattagttgcaactggctgtcgtactgatctgcacaggaaagtggagcaagagtagcatacagctagttaATGAAATTAGATGCCCACATCTAATagcaagatccattagaccacctggtctaatggaattagaaaacatgtctaattacggttcccttcagactaatctgaaggagttagattacacgtctaactctcatctgttagacggcacgtctaactacggttcccttcaaactaatctgaaggagttagactacacgtctaactctcatctattagacgACACGTTTAACTATAGTttccttcagactaatctgaaggagttagattgcacgtctaactacgtatccgttagactgcatgtctaactacatattcgttagactgcacatctaactatgtatccgttagactgcacgtctaattacgtttgttagactacacgtctaactacgtatccgttagactgcacgtctaactacgtatccgttagactgcacgtctaactacgtatccgttagactacacgtctaactacatctattagactgcacgtctaacttcgtctctattagactacacgtctaactacgtatctgttagactgcatgtctaactgcgtctttgttagactgcacgtctaactacgtatttgttcaaattcaaaataaatatgaccAAGGAATTTGAAATGACGGATATTGGTCAAATTTCATACTATCTTGGCATAGAGGTTAGGCAAGAAGATGAAGGAATATTCATCACTCAATAAAGTTATGCTAAAGTTCTAAAGAAGATGAAGGAATATTCATCACTCAAGAAAGTTATGCTAAAGTTctcaagaagatgaagatggagGATTTTAATCTAGTTGGTACATCGATGGACTATGACATCAAGTtatgaaaatttgagaaaggaGAAAAGGTGGATCTTAACTCTCTATAGAAGTCTCGTTAGAATTTTATGCTATTTTATTTGTACAAGACCAAATATTCTCTACATTGTTGGAGTCATTAGTCGTTATATTTAAGCTCCAATAGTCACACACTTCAAAGTTGGGAAGAAAATCCTCGTATACATTTAATGTACAACATAATTTGGTATATATTACTCTTCTTCTTACAATTATGAGATTGATGGCTATTGTGATAGTGATTGGAGTGGAGATTTGGCTGATCGAAAGAGTTGGTTAGACTGTATGGGAGGAACACTTTTTACACGGATGTCTAAAAAACAACCGATCATAATATTGTCTACATTTGAAGCTGAATATGTAGTAGTTACATCCTATATATGTCACTCAATTTGGATTAGGCATCGAAAGAAAAGAAGTCAAACTAAAATACATGAAGTCTCAAGATCAAATAGCTGACGTCCTTACGAAACaactaaagtaaaaaacattCGCTAAGATAAGAAGCGTGCTAAGAGTTACAAATCAAGTTTAAGGGGTCGTGTTGAAATATAAACTTGATTTGGATTTTGATATTTTCGGTTAGTATAAGTTATGACTCATTAGTATTATCCCAAATATCCTAATATATAGTTTCTAAAAGTTTAAAGAAATGTTTTATCCAGAACACTCTAGAAGATTCTAGAGAAATCTTATGTAGAACACTGTATAGGATTCCATAgagttttagaaaattttaagaatcatagatatatatagaaCTCTAGAAACTATAagtttatgtataaataaagatgtaACCTCATTATTGTAAAGGTGTGTAGagtaattaaataagaaagagTTTCCTTCTAAATCATAATCCTTCTTTAAAACTCTCTTTCCTTAAATCTAATTTCGAACATGATTTATGAATTTTACCCATTTAGGATTTGATTAGGATTCATTGAGcactttaatttaaagtaaataTACCTATAGAGAAAACTCTAAAAGatgttctttattttaatttacaataaGTTGATGCGAGGAAAGAGTATATGCTCCCATTTCGCTCGCCGCTACTACGGGAATCGTTTTTGCTTTCTTTTCCTCTAGCGGAATGGGAATTGTAATTCTTTCTACTTCTCGAGGTATAATGACAGACCGAGAGGCTCGCTTACAAGGAATCGGCAGAGAAATTTTGTGTTATATATGGTAATCCTTCTGATATCCGAATTGGATCTGAAACTTCCTATTTgtgaaaaatacaaaaaaaaaagagcgGATTGTCTAATCTTGTTCCTCGTTAACTTCAAAAACCTATTTTTATTAGCTGTCAGTATagaaaatgtaaacaaaatGTTGTAAACAAGAAGTTGGATGTATTTGTATAGAAAGCTCTCTTAAAATGATAGAGAATAGTTGTTAATTATCTTGTTGCGTGCTGATTATTTGTTAGATAGAAAATGTGTATTCTCTCTTAGTCTTAGAATGAGTCTATAACTCCatagataattttatatcaaatttatgAAGTTTGTATTAACCAACTATGTCTTTTCACTTTTAATCTATTGTATAATACTTTTGTGATGATGtgataaagtattattagtgaaatttataaaataatatttgtatttaataggcatgcaataatatttgtatttaataggCATGAGtccatttttataaaattgaataatgtTTATATACAAATTCATTTAGTTGTATTTTTCAgattacaaaaaaaaagttgttataatttattcataagGTTCATATAtaggttttatttaatatttattcttaatGTGGTGAAATTGTTCGATTTAGACATGTTTAAAAAACAAACTGAATTTTGATAGAAGATTAATAGGTTGTC
It encodes the following:
- the LOC124924554 gene encoding inhibitor of growth protein 1 homolog, encoding MQLHTHISPIQTALVDSQEISSNEELSSTDGTKIMKSMTALMGTLQNKEFSDLLKTHNEMEQTLKKNTYEVHIVNKSYTKFEKNFFKRKTELLVYERANVVDLHNEDEEDAKVVTEKEKNLITQGEDNSRRRGGSVSTGTRSKRKPTSNNNDRLIKRGGGRSGDRGGRSGGGDRGGRSGIGRGGRSLPPFHNLLTSEELSYEGHRYPIDPLVKREEQ